In a single window of the Antedon mediterranea chromosome 1, ecAntMedi1.1, whole genome shotgun sequence genome:
- the LOC140059703 gene encoding growth/differentiation factor 8-like isoform X1, whose protein sequence is MLPSCMFLLVVINVPLLMACPHHTHESSDEEKLITEVDYENATTPATTACDDCDIDRRKDLQIEMIKASILRKLGMTEPPTFTTKPLPTNPPMLQHLQQFQDIQEERMFADDPDTSDSYAPASIQRILIMATEPPIEINSSDVVCFNVDLQGKDIASAHLWVYVHEAEVVQRTVTRLSVYNIIPATPTSPQKKKLYIEKTISLSTTDGEWQKLDVKHLVKEWIKDRGAGYQYIEIEAEDSSGNDVIVTAVNDRRSPVLSVEFNNQRRHGRSHNKRTLKCHGNSSVCCMQELKIDFKKFGWDWVIAPTSFNANYCKGECPISPVMTSSVSELSWFLSKESAVNRCCSPTKLKPLTMIYSDKNFRFVVDEVPDMIVESCLCN, encoded by the exons ATGCTGCCATCATGTATGTTTCTACTGGTTGTTATCAACGTTCCCTTGCTTATGGCATGTCCGCATCACACACACGAGAGTTCTGACGAAGAAAAACTTATTACAGAAGTTGATTATGAAAATGCAACGACACCAGCCACGACTGCTTGTGACGATTGTGACATAGATCGAAGGAAAGACTTACAAATCGAAATGATTAAAGCTTCGATATTAAGAAAACTTGGAATGACTGAACCACCAACCTTCACTACAAAACCACTTCCAACGAATCCGCCAATGTTACAACACCTTCAGCAGTTCCAAGACATTCAAGAGGAAAGGATGTTTGCAGACGATCCAGATACAAGCGACTCTTACGCACCAGCAtcaatacaacgtatattaaTCATGGCAACAGAGC CTCCCATAGAAATCAACTCATCAGACGTGGTTTGCTTCAACGTTGATTTACAAGGCAAAGATATCGCTTCAGCTCATCTATGGGTTTACGTGCACGAAGCGGAGGTCGTCCAACGCACAGTCACGCGTCTCAGCGTTTATAACATCATTCCCGCTACACCCACCTCCccacaaaaaaagaaattgtacATAGAAAAGACGATCTCACTGAGTACTACGGATGGGGAATGGCAAAAACTTGACGTTAAACATTTAGTGAAAGAATGGATAAAGGATAGAGGCGCCGGCTATCAGTACATCGAAATAGAAGCTGAGGATAGTTCAGGCAATGATGTGATCGTCACTGCAGTTAATGATAGGCGG AGTCCCGTGTTGTCTGTGGAATTTAACAACCAACGTCGACATGGCCGATCACACAACAAACGCACGCTCAAATGTCATGGCAACAGCAGTGTGTGCTGCATGCAAGAACTGAAAATTGACTTCAAAAAATTCGGTTGGGACTGGGTTATAGCTCCGACCTCTTTTAACGCTAACTACTGTAAAGGCGAATGTCCGATCAGCCCGGTGATGACGTCGTCAGTTTCAGAGTTGTCATGGTTTTTAAGTAAAGAGTCGGCTGTTAATCGGTGCTGTTCACCAACTAAATTAAAGCCATTGACTATGATCTATTCGGATAAAAATTTCCGATTTGTAGTCGATGAGGTTCCAGATATGATTGTGGAATCGTGTCTCTGTAATTGA